Proteins encoded together in one Hymenobacter monticola window:
- a CDS encoding hybrid sensor histidine kinase/response regulator, whose product MKLILRFIYRRRLGLLLLMLLGSVLLLTRPAQAQRAFLQQFGPAEGLQPNFIYALLQDRQGYLWLGTGEGLVRYDGTRFVTFTKKDGLAEDFVVSLREEPATGRLWVGHYEGGISVKKDAASAFTPAKLSAVPAALHLRADGPAPVDTAAIGRYLRRYHITLSEGTEPLCLLADREGNTWLGTAGQGLWRHSDLHLRLEAQPAFPNGQAPALATVPQNRHSEAWGTFSGNRFFQLRPGAGPLLMGNGLVLPLPGAPVKTLLPRPARLGGFWLGTSTGLYTVATPGQRAEPVPGLSGNSSFEVTALAFAPGSGLWVGTADGLYLVPTDATKPLRHFTTAEGLLHNTITALLADRTGRVWVGTHGTGLASFEPGRNAFDYARLTKKGLDVSSFAEDADGRLWVGTEGQGLFCRRPTGQWEQFTGGRLPSDYIYGLLPLPGSTPRLLLVHRQGLTVLHARTQQFSPLAAPDNPLVRDCLGPSALAHRPGGPAGAWLSTRAGLLRLDLTAGLRQLTPPPPGMALLGAEVDGEARPMQALGQLSATRHRVAFAFEGISLSAGEPLQYQFRLRGLSDEWSRPSRVGEAQFPGLDAGRYELQARVRRGSTGPWSRVVTSSFGIATPFWRTWWFATLALLSLGGVVFGLVRFRERTLRRTQYVLERTVRERTAELRQQKAQIEDINADLVVARDAAEASRRAKAQFLANMSHEIRTPMNAVIGLTNLLQATRPTQEQAEYLTAIESSSQNLLVIINDILDSSKMEAGKLSLEQVPFRLPEAVRRLGAMFKFATESKGLALHINVADDVPAAVVGDPVRLNQILVNLVGNAIKFTRQGGVTVTAEVVPQTHQSADLPTHQLIRFAVRDTGIGIPQDKLGAIFEDFSQANTSTTREFGGTGLGLSIARNLVQLHGGQLGVTSEEGQGSEFFFELPYEVADASAAQPDAHAGLLTPFEPGLRVLVAEDNALNQLVARKTLEAWNVQVVIAENGRLAVEAASAAPTPFDAVLMDVQMPEMDGYEAARRLRALFPDASQFPIIGLTASVLPEDRVLALAAGMNDTLAKPFEPAVLYARLAHFTGRSQEQATASGQAGMGVGGQEGARTDPFETTPALLPSYPPTLRIKPDWHLLEELAGGNEGFLRQIVGTFLAEAPALEALLATNCLDNPTALAGTAHKLKGQVAYFGVPVLHTQLDELERAAKHPAHPYCEPLVESIRQQLAELYPQLEARASA is encoded by the coding sequence CGGCCGAGGGCTTGCAGCCCAACTTCATCTACGCGCTGCTGCAGGACCGGCAGGGCTACCTCTGGCTGGGCACCGGCGAGGGCTTGGTGCGCTACGACGGCACCCGCTTCGTCACGTTTACTAAAAAAGACGGGCTGGCCGAAGATTTTGTGGTGTCGCTCCGCGAAGAGCCCGCCACCGGCCGGCTCTGGGTGGGCCATTACGAAGGCGGCATTTCGGTAAAGAAAGACGCGGCCAGCGCTTTCACGCCTGCTAAGCTTTCGGCCGTGCCCGCCGCCCTGCACCTGCGCGCCGACGGCCCGGCGCCCGTCGACACCGCTGCCATCGGCCGTTACCTACGGCGATACCATATAACCTTAAGCGAAGGCACCGAACCACTTTGCCTGCTCGCCGACCGCGAGGGCAACACCTGGCTGGGAACCGCCGGCCAGGGCCTGTGGCGCCACTCCGACCTACACTTGCGGCTGGAAGCCCAGCCCGCCTTTCCCAACGGCCAAGCCCCGGCGCTAGCTACCGTGCCCCAAAATCGCCACTCTGAAGCCTGGGGCACCTTCAGCGGCAACCGTTTCTTCCAACTGCGGCCCGGTGCTGGCCCGCTGCTCATGGGCAACGGCTTGGTGCTGCCCCTGCCCGGCGCTCCGGTGAAAACCTTGCTGCCGCGCCCGGCCCGGCTGGGCGGCTTCTGGCTGGGCACTTCCACGGGGCTTTACACCGTAGCCACGCCCGGTCAGAGGGCTGAACCCGTGCCCGGGCTCTCCGGCAATTCCAGTTTTGAAGTCACGGCCTTGGCCTTCGCGCCCGGCTCCGGCTTGTGGGTGGGCACCGCCGACGGCCTTTATTTGGTGCCAACGGATGCGACCAAACCCCTGCGCCACTTCACCACGGCCGAGGGACTGCTCCACAATACCATCACGGCCCTGCTGGCCGACCGCACCGGCCGCGTGTGGGTGGGCACCCACGGCACCGGGCTGGCCTCCTTCGAGCCCGGCCGCAATGCCTTCGATTACGCCCGCCTCACCAAAAAGGGCCTCGATGTAAGCAGCTTCGCCGAAGATGCCGACGGCCGCCTATGGGTCGGCACCGAAGGCCAGGGCTTGTTTTGCCGTCGGCCCACCGGGCAATGGGAGCAATTCACGGGCGGGCGGCTGCCCTCCGACTACATCTACGGCCTACTCCCGCTGCCCGGCTCTACGCCACGCCTGCTGCTGGTGCACCGCCAGGGCCTCACGGTGCTGCACGCCCGCACCCAGCAGTTTTCGCCGTTGGCCGCGCCCGACAACCCGCTGGTGCGCGACTGCCTGGGCCCGTCCGCGCTGGCCCACCGCCCCGGCGGCCCCGCCGGGGCTTGGCTGAGCACCCGCGCCGGCCTGCTTCGCCTCGACCTCACGGCCGGCCTGCGTCAGCTTACGCCCCCGCCGCCTGGCATGGCGCTGCTCGGCGCAGAAGTGGACGGCGAGGCGCGGCCCATGCAGGCATTGGGCCAGCTCTCGGCCACGCGGCACCGGGTAGCTTTTGCCTTTGAAGGAATCAGCCTCAGCGCCGGCGAGCCGCTGCAATACCAGTTTCGCCTGCGCGGCCTGTCCGACGAGTGGAGCCGCCCCAGCCGCGTGGGCGAAGCCCAGTTTCCGGGCCTCGACGCGGGCCGCTACGAGCTACAGGCCCGCGTCCGTCGCGGCAGCACCGGCCCGTGGAGCCGGGTGGTCACGTCGAGCTTTGGCATCGCCACGCCGTTTTGGCGCACGTGGTGGTTTGCGACATTGGCCCTGCTGAGTTTGGGCGGGGTGGTGTTTGGGCTGGTACGGTTTCGGGAGCGCACCCTGCGCCGCACGCAGTATGTGCTGGAACGTACCGTGCGCGAGCGCACCGCCGAGCTGCGCCAGCAGAAGGCCCAGATTGAAGACATCAACGCCGATTTGGTGGTGGCCCGCGACGCGGCCGAAGCCTCGCGCCGGGCCAAGGCGCAGTTCCTGGCCAACATGAGCCACGAAATCCGCACGCCGATGAACGCCGTCATCGGCCTCACCAACCTGCTGCAGGCCACCCGGCCCACCCAGGAGCAGGCCGAGTACCTCACCGCTATCGAGTCGTCGTCGCAAAACTTGCTGGTTATCATCAACGACATCCTCGACAGCTCCAAGATGGAAGCCGGCAAGCTGTCGCTGGAGCAGGTGCCCTTCCGCCTGCCCGAGGCCGTGCGCCGCCTCGGAGCCATGTTTAAGTTTGCTACCGAAAGCAAAGGACTGGCGTTGCACATCAACGTGGCCGATGACGTGCCCGCCGCCGTGGTGGGCGACCCTGTGCGCCTGAACCAGATTCTGGTCAACCTAGTGGGCAATGCCATCAAGTTTACCCGCCAGGGCGGCGTGACAGTAACGGCCGAAGTCGTACCGCAAACCCACCAATCCGCCGACCTGCCCACCCACCAGCTCATCCGTTTCGCGGTGCGCGATACCGGCATCGGCATTCCGCAGGACAAGTTGGGAGCCATTTTTGAGGATTTCTCGCAAGCCAATACTTCCACCACGCGCGAGTTTGGCGGCACCGGTCTGGGGCTGAGCATCGCGCGCAACCTCGTGCAGCTGCACGGCGGCCAGCTCGGCGTGACCAGCGAGGAAGGCCAGGGCTCGGAGTTTTTCTTCGAATTGCCCTACGAGGTGGCCGACGCCAGCGCCGCCCAGCCCGACGCCCATGCCGGCCTGCTCACGCCCTTCGAGCCCGGCCTGCGTGTGCTGGTGGCCGAAGACAACGCCCTCAACCAACTGGTGGCCCGCAAAACCCTCGAAGCCTGGAACGTGCAGGTGGTCATTGCCGAAAACGGCCGCCTGGCCGTGGAAGCTGCCAGCGCCGCCCCCACGCCCTTCGACGCCGTGCTCATGGACGTGCAGATGCCCGAGATGGACGGCTACGAAGCCGCTCGCCGCCTGCGCGCCCTCTTCCCCGATGCGTCCCAGTTCCCCATCATCGGCCTCACCGCTTCGGTGCTGCCCGAAGACCGGGTGCTGGCCCTGGCCGCCGGCATGAACGACACGCTGGCTAAGCCCTTCGAGCCGGCCGTGCTCTACGCGCGCCTCGCCCACTTCACGGGACGGAGCCAGGAGCAGGCGACAGCTTCAGGGCAAGCGGGTATGGGGGTAGGAGGGCAAGAGGGCGCACGCACCGACCCTTTCGAAACCACTCCTGCCCTCCTACCCTCCTACCCTCCTACCCTAAGAATAAAGCCCGATTGGCACCTGCTCGAAGAGCTGGCCGGCGGCAACGAGGGCTTTCTGCGCCAGATTGTAGGCACTTTCCTGGCCGAGGCGCCCGCCTTAGAGGCCCTGCTGGCCACCAACTGCCTCGATAACCCAACCGCCCTGGCGGGCACTGCCCACAAGCTCAAGGGTCAGGTGGCGTACTTTGGCGTGCCGGTGCTGCACACCCAGCTCGACGAGTTGGAGCGGGCTGCCAAGCACCCGGCCCACCCCTACTGCGAGCCGCTGGTTGAGTCCATCCGCCAGCAGCTGGCCGAGCTGTACCCGCAGCTCGAAGCCCGGGCATCCGCTTAG
- a CDS encoding LytR/AlgR family response regulator transcription factor, with amino-acid sequence MSASVLSCLVVDDDPMSVQVVLNCINNTPFLTAVGSYTNPVEAAEALRTQPVDLLFLDVEMPLMSGIELLRTLQHPPLVVLITSSKDYAVQAFEHAVVDYLVKPVSYARFLQASQKALEMTERQGSAGAENIEAAVSNDFTFVKVDNKLVRVTFADVRYVEALGDYVHIITGQSKLIVYSTMKGVEEKFPSSVFVRVHRSFIVNVKYIQALEDNMLTVEGKQIPVGQTYLRDVMQRLNRF; translated from the coding sequence ATGTCTGCTTCTGTTCTAAGTTGTTTAGTTGTCGACGACGACCCCATGTCGGTGCAAGTGGTGCTCAACTGCATCAACAACACGCCTTTCCTCACCGCCGTCGGCAGCTACACCAACCCTGTTGAAGCCGCCGAGGCCCTGCGCACCCAGCCCGTCGACCTGCTGTTTCTGGACGTGGAAATGCCGCTCATGTCGGGCATTGAGCTATTGCGCACCCTGCAGCACCCGCCCTTGGTGGTGCTCATTACCAGCAGCAAAGACTACGCGGTGCAGGCCTTCGAGCACGCCGTGGTCGACTACCTGGTGAAGCCCGTGAGCTACGCGCGCTTCCTGCAGGCCTCGCAAAAAGCCCTGGAAATGACCGAGCGCCAAGGCTCGGCCGGCGCCGAAAACATCGAAGCCGCGGTCAGCAACGACTTTACCTTCGTCAAGGTCGACAACAAGCTGGTGCGCGTCACCTTCGCCGACGTGCGCTACGTGGAAGCCCTCGGCGACTACGTGCACATCATCACCGGCCAAAGCAAGCTCATCGTATACAGCACCATGAAGGGCGTGGAGGAGAAATTCCCCAGCAGCGTGTTCGTGCGGGTGCACCGCTCGTTCATCGTCAACGTCAAATACATCCAGGCCCTCGAAGACAACATGCTGACCGTGGAAGGCAAACAGATTCCGGTGGGCCAAACATACTTGCGCGACGTGATGCAGCGCCTCAACCGGTTTTAG
- a CDS encoding PKD domain-containing protein, giving the protein MRFCLTFRPGNLAAAVASLLLLLSSAARAQQAGDTTSVSCGPPLSRMLCVDLDGRPSIDEAAGPFTYKWQMGDGTTLTGPTITHCYKERKNYVVQLDVIVDKTGEVRTGQKYIPINLVQQDVVDFTATTTRVRVGQPVSFASPEAQLLTCQNVQFVWDFRDGTVQKGRTAEHVFRRPGTYAVRFSMRGYGSQACIQSHCVSREIVVEP; this is encoded by the coding sequence ATGCGCTTCTGCTTAACGTTCCGCCCCGGCAACCTGGCCGCTGCCGTTGCTTCGCTCCTCTTATTGCTGAGCTCCGCCGCCCGCGCCCAGCAGGCCGGCGACACCACCAGCGTGAGCTGCGGCCCGCCCCTGTCGCGCATGCTCTGCGTCGACCTCGACGGCCGCCCGTCCATCGACGAAGCCGCCGGCCCCTTCACCTACAAATGGCAGATGGGCGACGGCACCACCCTCACCGGCCCTACCATCACGCACTGCTATAAGGAGCGCAAAAACTACGTGGTGCAGCTCGACGTCATTGTGGACAAAACCGGCGAGGTGCGCACCGGCCAGAAATATATCCCCATCAACCTCGTGCAGCAGGACGTGGTCGATTTCACCGCCACCACCACCCGCGTGCGCGTGGGCCAGCCGGTTTCCTTCGCCTCGCCCGAAGCCCAGCTCCTTACCTGCCAGAACGTGCAGTTTGTGTGGGATTTTCGCGATGGCACCGTGCAGAAAGGCCGCACCGCCGAGCACGTATTCCGCCGCCCCGGCACCTACGCCGTGCGCTTCAGCATGCGCGGCTACGGCTCCCAGGCCTGCATCCAGAGCCACTGCGTTTCGCGCGAAATCGTGGTCGAGCCCTAG
- a CDS encoding ABC transporter substrate-binding protein encodes MALANQPAIDAINLLNCSLLQADFATNRFAPALAEALPTVQLLGDSLMRLQYTLRPEAAWDNGRPVLATDVAFTLKLMFCPGLPNERARSDYSFIREVLIDPKNPRRFSLVCTSQSVEYVQASGDFFVLPEAALDPKSELRAFSLAELQRRPASDKAPPAVLQALARRYAAATPGQTPARLPGCGPYQLVKWEKDRSLRFRRKPGWWADRVRPRPFVLEARPAQLEYAIIPDAATASLALQRGDIDVFPQMPTREFIRLRQAPTARAALNFYTTASHDVVIAGFNTRQPPLSDALTRQALGRCFDAAGILQGSELGEGRRTVGLISPADRRNYNDSLAPVPFDPAGAVALLRRAGWRRGATAEAGWQRNSAHGPQLLRLTMRYRTDEPLFATMALQFQAAAAGIGVPVRLLPTESGNFSEALHNGEFDVYVRALRGNPFMFNFTSFLHSQAVGAGNTTGFGTPESDRLIEAIAAASTVPHRAQLLRRFQTLLQREMPLVPLFFRSNHVAAQKRLTHLYPTSLKPGFAAMAIDEAPPSTSP; translated from the coding sequence ATGGCCTTGGCGAATCAGCCCGCCATCGACGCCATCAACTTATTAAACTGCAGCCTGCTGCAGGCCGATTTTGCCACGAATCGGTTTGCGCCGGCCCTGGCCGAGGCCCTGCCCACGGTGCAGCTCCTCGGCGATTCGCTCATGCGGCTGCAATACACCCTCCGGCCCGAGGCCGCCTGGGACAACGGCCGCCCGGTGCTGGCCACCGACGTGGCCTTCACGTTAAAGCTGATGTTTTGCCCGGGGCTGCCCAACGAACGGGCCCGCAGCGACTACAGCTTTATTCGGGAAGTCCTGATTGACCCCAAAAACCCGCGGCGGTTCAGCTTGGTCTGCACCAGCCAGTCGGTAGAATACGTGCAGGCTTCGGGCGATTTTTTTGTATTGCCCGAAGCCGCCCTCGACCCCAAAAGCGAACTGCGTGCTTTTTCGCTGGCTGAGTTGCAACGCCGCCCGGCCAGCGACAAAGCGCCCCCGGCGGTGCTCCAAGCCCTGGCCCGGCGCTACGCCGCCGCCACGCCGGGCCAAACGCCTGCCCGCCTGCCCGGCTGCGGCCCCTACCAGCTGGTGAAATGGGAAAAGGACCGGTCCCTCCGCTTCCGGCGCAAGCCCGGTTGGTGGGCCGACCGGGTGCGCCCCCGGCCTTTTGTGCTGGAGGCCCGCCCGGCGCAACTCGAATACGCCATCATTCCGGACGCAGCCACGGCCTCGCTGGCCTTGCAGCGCGGCGACATTGACGTGTTTCCGCAAATGCCCACCCGCGAATTTATTCGCCTGCGCCAGGCGCCAACCGCGCGCGCGGCCCTGAATTTTTACACTACGGCTTCCCACGACGTTGTTATCGCAGGCTTCAACACCCGTCAGCCTCCCCTCTCTGATGCGCTGACGCGCCAAGCCCTGGGGCGCTGCTTCGATGCGGCGGGCATTTTGCAGGGCAGCGAGTTGGGCGAAGGCCGGCGCACGGTAGGCCTCATCAGCCCCGCCGACCGCCGCAACTACAACGACAGCTTGGCCCCGGTGCCTTTCGACCCGGCTGGGGCCGTGGCGCTGCTGCGTCGGGCGGGCTGGCGGCGCGGAGCCACCGCGGAGGCCGGCTGGCAGCGCAACAGCGCGCACGGCCCCCAGCTATTGCGCCTGACGATGCGCTACCGAACCGATGAGCCGCTCTTCGCCACGATGGCGCTGCAGTTTCAGGCGGCAGCGGCCGGCATTGGGGTACCCGTTCGCTTACTGCCTACGGAGTCGGGCAATTTCAGCGAAGCGCTGCACAACGGCGAGTTTGATGTGTACGTGCGGGCCCTGCGCGGCAATCCGTTCATGTTCAACTTCACGTCCTTCCTGCATTCACAAGCGGTGGGCGCGGGCAATACGACTGGTTTCGGCACCCCGGAAAGCGACCGGCTGATTGAGGCCATTGCGGCGGCCAGCACCGTGCCGCACCGTGCGCAGCTGCTGCGGCGCTTCCAGACCTTGCTGCAGCGCGAGATGCCCTTAGTGCCCCTTTTCTTCCGGTCGAACCACGTGGCGGCGCAAAAACGACTCACGCACCTGTACCCGACCAGCCTCAAGCCCGGCTTTGCGGCCATGGCCATTGACGAAGCGCCCCCTTCCACGTCGCCTTAA
- a CDS encoding ABC transporter permease → MARLLFWRLLRMVLAVWALASGVFLLSHLEGGTAVALAQPDPAEVRTRGAASTPTERAALEQAARHRLGLDIPLFYVGTQAPASATASQWHWNGVPNQYHRWVSALVRGQLGTSFRTGESVRGRLQQALRFTLPLTGTAAALAVLLTLFLAPRLAARPGWHRPVRGALVALQSLPLFVVALGLLLLFANPEALAWFPSYGLDPATDADTEAGSQFLNYLWHMTLPATTLVISALPELTLQLTAALEQELGADYATTARAKGLAARAVIRHHAMRNAILPSLAQLAELLPALAAGAVVVEVAFALPGMGRLLAEAAAARDFPVLVGGVLLIGAARLLALLITDLLAFWADPRIRWQH, encoded by the coding sequence ATGGCCCGGCTACTTTTCTGGCGACTGCTACGGATGGTCTTAGCCGTGTGGGCGTTGGCCTCGGGGGTGTTTCTACTGAGCCACCTCGAAGGCGGCACGGCCGTCGCATTGGCGCAGCCCGACCCCGCCGAGGTGCGCACGAGAGGCGCGGCTTCCACTCCCACCGAGCGCGCGGCCCTCGAGCAAGCTGCCCGGCACCGGCTGGGGCTCGATATTCCACTTTTTTACGTTGGTACACAGGCCCCGGCTTCGGCCACCGCAAGCCAGTGGCACTGGAACGGCGTGCCCAACCAATACCATCGGTGGGTTAGTGCCCTGGTGCGCGGCCAGCTGGGCACCTCTTTTCGCACGGGCGAAAGCGTGCGCGGGCGCTTGCAGCAGGCGTTGCGCTTCACGCTGCCCCTCACCGGCACCGCCGCGGCTCTGGCCGTGCTGCTGACACTATTTCTGGCTCCGCGCCTGGCCGCCCGGCCGGGCTGGCACCGGCCGGTGCGGGGCGCGCTTGTTGCGTTGCAGTCGCTGCCCCTTTTTGTCGTCGCGCTGGGTCTGCTGCTGCTCTTCGCCAACCCGGAAGCCCTGGCTTGGTTTCCCAGCTACGGCCTCGACCCCGCCACTGACGCGGACACGGAAGCCGGCAGCCAATTCCTAAACTATTTGTGGCACATGACACTGCCTGCAACAACCTTGGTAATTAGCGCTCTGCCCGAGCTCACGCTGCAGCTCACCGCTGCCTTGGAGCAGGAGTTGGGCGCCGACTATGCCACCACGGCCCGAGCCAAAGGCCTGGCCGCACGGGCCGTCATCCGGCACCACGCCATGCGCAACGCCATCCTGCCCTCGCTGGCCCAGCTGGCCGAGTTGCTGCCGGCCCTAGCGGCGGGCGCCGTGGTGGTGGAAGTGGCCTTTGCCCTGCCCGGCATGGGGCGCCTGCTGGCCGAAGCGGCCGCCGCCCGCGACTTTCCCGTGTTGGTGGGCGGGGTGTTGCTCATTGGCGCCGCGCGGCTGCTGGCGCTGCTCATCACCGACCTTCTCGCCTTTTGGGCCGACCCTCGAATTCGTTGGCAGCATTAG
- a CDS encoding ABC transporter permease has product MAWLALLVLVAVAAPALPLPYPPHTLDLAHIAQAPLGPGRHWLGTDGQGRDVLSLLVFGTRTAVLLTLPAALLAAIIGALLGGAAGFWGNRAHVGLAYWALAVGGVWWALRLPAPWLGLAVGAAGLASAVVGGPWRLTWRLPLDALVMGGAAALDTVPRLVLVVALAASVGSISASGLLALLALTSWPTSARLVRAQMQRIRTLPFVEAAQAAGMSTGHIWLKHAIPHAIKPLQTLFPLSLARLLGLESTLSFLGIGLPPEVASWGRLLASYRQEPTAWWLFLFPSIMLTISILSLYQLTKMRK; this is encoded by the coding sequence GTGGCTTGGCTGGCCCTGCTGGTGCTGGTAGCCGTGGCCGCGCCCGCGCTGCCCCTGCCCTACCCTCCCCACACCCTCGACCTGGCCCACATTGCCCAGGCGCCGCTGGGCCCCGGCCGCCACTGGCTCGGCACCGACGGCCAGGGACGCGACGTGCTGAGCCTGCTGGTATTTGGCACGCGCACAGCAGTGCTGCTCACACTGCCAGCCGCGCTGCTAGCGGCCATCATTGGGGCATTGCTGGGCGGGGCCGCAGGCTTTTGGGGCAATCGAGCCCACGTTGGCTTGGCGTATTGGGCCCTGGCAGTTGGTGGGGTGTGGTGGGCGTTGCGGCTCCCCGCGCCTTGGCTGGGGCTGGCAGTGGGGGCAGCCGGCTTAGCGAGCGCCGTGGTGGGCGGTCCCTGGCGGCTCACGTGGCGCCTGCCGCTCGATGCGCTGGTTATGGGGGGAGCCGCTGCGCTCGATACCGTTCCCCGCCTGGTACTGGTGGTGGCATTGGCGGCCAGCGTTGGCAGTATTTCGGCTAGCGGCTTGCTCGCATTGCTTGCGCTTACCTCGTGGCCGACCTCGGCGCGCTTGGTGCGGGCGCAGATGCAGCGCATCCGGACTTTGCCATTCGTAGAAGCCGCTCAAGCGGCTGGCATGTCAACGGGGCATATTTGGCTGAAGCATGCTATCCCCCATGCTATCAAGCCTTTGCAGACCCTGTTTCCACTTAGCCTAGCGAGGCTATTAGGGCTGGAAAGCACGTTGTCTTTTTTAGGCATTGGCTTGCCGCCAGAGGTTGCCAGTTGGGGCCGGCTGCTGGCGTCTTATCGACAAGAACCCACCGCATGGTGGCTTTTCTTATTTCCATCTATCATGTTGACAATTAGCATACTAAGTTTATATCAGTTAACTAAAATGCGAAAATAA